The nucleotide sequence tcacATTCTCCTGAACTTACTATAACCAGGATAATCAACTGTGTTGTCATTCATCTATTTAAGAATCCTTTGGTACAATTCCTCTGAATTGGTTATTCTCTCCTTAATTGGTTGAGTACATTACTGTTCTTTGTCAAGGTAAGGGTTTTGGAATTTAGACAGTTCTGGTTACTGCATCTCTCCTGAGATGAACAGGATGAATGCAGAATAAAAGGTCTTCCTTTTTTGTGTTGTCATTTTCTTTAAAGTATCTAGCTGGTGCATGTGCCCATCCATTCTACTAACCCTTGAAACCTTGATGTTATGCCACAGAAACTTTACCGCTCTAGTTTTCCCGAAGGTCTGAACATTACAAATGAAATGCTGAGTCCTTATTCATTCACAAGACAAATAGTAGACCAAATATCTCTTGCAAAGGCTTTGGTTGTCATCTCTAAAGATAGCAATAACCTCCAATTTGCAGCAGAGCTTAGTGCCCAAATTCGCAAATGTCAAGCTCTTCTGTCCAGTGCTGCGACAACAGGAACCCCATTAACCACGGAAGAATCAGAAGCAGCAATCCGTGATATGGCTCTCCTGCTCTACCAAGCACAGCAACTCCACTATGACAGTGCAACTATGATTATGAAGATGAAGGGTCAATTCCAATCTTTGGATGAGAAAATGAAATCCGAGGCTGAAAAGAGCACCAAGTATGGGCAGATAGCTGCTGAAGAACTTCCCAAAAGCCTATATTGCTTGGGTATCAGGCTTACCATGGAATGGTTCAGGAATTCAAATTTTCAGAGAGAACTCTCAGAAGGGAGGCACAGGATGGAGAAGCTTAGAGACAACGGTCTCTATCATTATTGTGTGTTCTCTGACAACATCCTTGCTGCATCAGTTGTGGTTAACTCTACTACCATGAACTCAAAGCGTCCAGAAATGATTGTATTCCACCTGGTCACAGATGAGGTAAATTTTGCTCCAATGAAGGCCTGGTTCTCCATGAACAGTTTCCGAGGTGCAACCATCGAGGTCCAGAAGGTGGAGGATTTAAGTTGGCTCAATGCCTCCTATGTACCAGTTTTAAAGCAGCTTCAGAACTCTGATACACAGAACTACTACTTTTCTGGAAGTGGTGATAACCGAACACCAGTCAAGTTCAGGAACCCAAAGTACTTATCAATGCTAAATCACTTGAGGTTCTATATCCCAGAAGTCTATCCGGCATTGCAAAAGGTAGTGTTTCTCGATGATGATGTTGTAGTTCAGAAAGATCTCTCAGAATTGTTCACAATTAACATCAATGGAAATGTGATGGGTGCTGTTGAGACTTGCATGGAGACCTTCCACAGATTCCACAAATATCTGAACTACTCCCACCCATTGATACGTGCACATTTTGATCCTGATGCATGTGGGTGGGCATTTGGAATGAATGTCCTTGATCTGAGAGAGTGGCGGCGGAAGAATGTTACTGGCATATATCACTACTGGCAGGAGCGTAATGCCGACCATACCCTCTGGAAGCTTGGGACATTGCCTCCTGGGCTACTGGCCTTTTATGGGTTGGTTGAGAAGCTGGATGCCAAATGGCATGTGCTAGGGTTGGGATACACAAACGTCGACATGTCGCTTATAAAAAATGGTGCAGTATTGCACTATAATGGGAACATGAAACCATGGTTGAAGATTGGAATGGAGAAGTACAAGGGTCTGTGGGATAAGTATGTGGACTACTCTCACCCTTTGTTGCAACAGTGCTTCGTGCATGGATAAAGAAATATGGGGCCAATGCAAGTGTTGTTCCTAATATCTATCAGATGGGCGGAATCCATATAACAGACAAAGTCTGCAGTCGTGATGTGTAGAATTCGAGGCATTTGTAGACTTAACATATACATTGGTTTTTCCCTGAAAAATTTTGCATTTAATTTACCTAGGTTCAAGATGTGATTGCAGGGTAGTACTGATTGATGTAATAGATCAAATGAACCTTATTGGTTGTTCTTGTGGCCTAGTCTCTGAAGGACGCAATGCTCTTTGTACTAAAACTAGGTAATTATTTTGCAGGCATCTGTAGCAGAAACATTTCTGCACCATTTTATTTATACTGAAACCAGGACAAGATTAAATTCTTCCATGTTCTTCTGGTGACTCATATATGGATGTATATGTATTTTCCTTTTAGATCTGTGAAGTGTGTGAGATCCCTTCTGTTGGATTCATCCTGCTGCCTTACCTTACAGTGCTTCCACAGGTACAGCAGCAAAGTATATGTTTATTGTTTCTAGTAAAATCTACTTAGTATTTTCTCATCCTTGTGCAACTTATACTAATCGAATAGATGTATTTTGAACATTTTCGTGCCATCTTAGATGATTtcatttacttatttattttcatAGTTATACTTAATTGTTCACAAGTAAATTCTGATTTGTAAACATAAATTTGCTCAAAAGTTATAGAATAAGGGAGAGATTCACTGAGACATTCTATAGTAAATTAGCATTCTATAGTAGGAATAATAGTTCCTTAACAATATGCCGAAACAAGGAATAAACATCAAAATAGATATATTCTAAATCATATGATTGGTGATGTTTGCTGAAATATTGAAAATGAATTACGCACAAAAAAGGAATATGATCATTGTAGCAATAATACTAAGAAATCCTCGGTCATTTAAGTTTTGCTGcatggattattattattattattatggaatAAGTTACTATTACTGATTAAACAATCTAAAATATTCAATTTTGATGTTGTCAAGGAACAATCCTATGTACAACTTAGTAGATGATGCAGGTGAGTATTAAGTATCCAGAATTGCTTATATGGGTCAACCACATTATTTTCCAC is from Musa acuminata AAA Group cultivar baxijiao chromosome BXJ1-6, Cavendish_Baxijiao_AAA, whole genome shotgun sequence and encodes:
- the LOC103988489 gene encoding probable galacturonosyltransferase 10, giving the protein MRRRPFDLRRPARRRWLSIVWVWFVAAGLGVLLLLVVLSREKLPRSDPPLVRQKLYRSSFPEGLNITNEMLSPYSFTRQIVDQISLAKALVVISKDSNNLQFAAELSAQIRKCQALLSSAATTGTPLTTEESEAAIRDMALLLYQAQQLHYDSATMIMKMKGQFQSLDEKMKSEAEKSTKYGQIAAEELPKSLYCLGIRLTMEWFRNSNFQRELSEGRHRMEKLRDNGLYHYCVFSDNILAASVVVNSTTMNSKRPEMIVFHLVTDEVNFAPMKAWFSMNSFRGATIEVQKVEDLSWLNASYVPVLKQLQNSDTQNYYFSGSGDNRTPVKFRNPKYLSMLNHLRFYIPEVYPALQKVVFLDDDVVVQKDLSELFTININGNVMGAVETCMETFHRFHKYLNYSHPLIRAHFDPDACGWAFGMNVLDLREWRRKNVTGIYHYWQERNADHTLWKLGTLPPGLLAFYGLVEKLDAKWHVLGLGYTNVDMSLIKNGAVLHYNGNMKPWLKIGMEKYKGLWDKYVDYSHPLLQQCFVHG